A genome region from Microcoleus sp. bin38.metabat.b11b12b14.051 includes the following:
- the deoC gene encoding deoxyribose-phosphate aldolase, with protein MAAKGSDIDIAPYIDHALIDPSATPEEVENCCQQAERFGFATVCVYPAYVRQAVSLLHGRKPKVSTVIGFPTGATTSAVKLYEALEAADNGAVELDVCVNLGLLKAGKSDEFHRELAEICEETGLTIKAIIECSMLSDEEKQLAAELCMEAGAAYIKTNTGFFGGATVEDVRLLKEFTKGRVGIKAAGGIRTHEQAIDLIVAGATRLGTSRGPELIRQRDNLKQSH; from the coding sequence ATGGCTGCAAAAGGGTCAGATATCGATATTGCCCCCTATATCGATCACGCCCTGATCGACCCAAGCGCCACGCCAGAGGAAGTAGAAAACTGCTGCCAACAAGCGGAAAGATTTGGGTTTGCCACAGTTTGCGTGTATCCCGCCTACGTCCGACAAGCGGTAAGTCTCTTGCACGGTAGAAAGCCAAAAGTCTCGACAGTGATAGGTTTTCCCACAGGAGCAACCACATCAGCAGTAAAACTCTACGAAGCCCTAGAAGCGGCAGACAATGGAGCCGTTGAGTTAGATGTCTGCGTCAATTTAGGATTGTTGAAAGCCGGAAAAAGCGATGAATTTCATCGGGAATTGGCAGAAATTTGCGAAGAAACTGGACTAACTATCAAAGCGATTATCGAATGCTCGATGCTTTCGGATGAGGAAAAACAATTAGCGGCTGAGCTTTGCATGGAAGCTGGCGCCGCTTACATCAAAACTAATACGGGCTTTTTTGGTGGGGCGACTGTTGAAGATGTGCGCCTGCTGAAGGAATTTACTAAGGGAAGGGTTGGTATTAAAGCGGCCGGAGGAATTCGCACTCATGAACAAGCTATAGATTTGATCGTGGCTGGTGCAACTCGTTTGGGGACTTCTCGCGGCCCGGAATTAATTCGCCAGCGTGATAATTTAAAGCAGAGTCATTAG